One Variibacter gotjawalensis genomic window, AGATCCGCCGTCGGCGTCACCTTATCGTCGATACGCACCCCGGCGAGCCGTGGCGCAACACGGCCGCGGCGCATAGCCGCGACGGTTTTCTCGTCGCGCGCCCACAGCACGACATCGCGCCCCGCCCGTGCGACCGCATTGGCAAGCGCGGTGCCCCAAGCACCCGCGCCCACGATAGCGATGGTGTTCATGCAGACAATTCTTGCAGCGGCCAGCGCGCACGCGGGCTGGTGCCGAGATCGTCGACGAGGCCGAGGCGAAGCCGCTCGATGCCGGCCCACGCGATCATCGCGCCGTTGTCGGTGCAGAGATAACCAGGCGGCGCGATGAGCTTCAGGCCCGCATCGGCGGCGCGGCGTTCGAGCGTGGCGCGGATCGCCTTGTTCGCCGCAACACCGCCCGCGATGACAAGCGCGGTCGGCTCGCCGAAGCGCTCGCGGAAGCGCGAAAGCCCGACGCTCACGCGATCGCCTACAACATCGACGATCGCGGCCTGGAAACCGGCGCAGACATCTGCGACATCGTCGTCAGAAAGCGGAGCCGCGCTTTCGGCCTCGGTGCGCACCGCCGTCTTGAGACCGGAGAGCGAGAAATCCGGATTAGTGCGGCCGAGCATCGGCCTTGGGAACGTGAAGCGATACGGATTACCGCGCAGCGCCTGTTGCTCGACATTCGGCCCGCCCGGATACGGCAAGCCGAGGAGCTTGCCGACTTTATCGAACGCCTCGCCCATCGCGTCATCGAGCGTCGTGCCGAGCCGCACATATTCGCCGACGCCGAGCACGGCGAGAATTTGCGTGTGCCCGCCCGAAGCAAGCAGCAGGCAATACGGGAATTCCACTGCGTCGGTCAGCCGCGCCGTCAGCGCATGCGCCTCGAGGTGGTTGACCGCCAGCAGCGGACGCTCCGACACCATCGCGATCGCCTTCGCGGTGGTCAGGCCGACGATCACGCCGCCGATCAGTCCCGGACCGGCCGCGACCGCGACTCCGTCGAGCTTAGTAAAATCGCACTGCGCATCGACCATCGCGCGCGCGACCACGAGATCCAGCATGTCGAGATGGGCCCGCGCTGCGATTTCCGGCACGACTCCGCCATAGGCGGCATGTTCGGCGATCTGCGAGAGCACCGCATTTGACATGATCGTGCCGCGACCCTCGTCGTCGCAATGCACGACAGACGCAGCCGTCTCGTCACAGGTCGTTTCGATGCCTAGAACCCGCACGCGATCCTCGCTATAGAGCAGCACAATCGAAGTACCCTGCGAGACCGAATGACGCAACACCTCCTCCGCCTTGGCACCCGTGGCTCGCCGCTCGCATTGCGGCAGGCCGAAGAGGTGCAGGCTCGTCTCGCTGCAGCGCACGGTATCGATCCGAGCGCGGTGGCGATCGAGGTGATTCGCACGACCGGTGACCGCATCCAGGACCGTACGCTGGCCGAGGCAGGTGGCAAAGGTCTCTTCACGAAGGAGATCGAAGAGGCGCTCATCGCCGGCACCATCGACTTCGCGGTCCACTCATCGAAAGACGTGCCGACATTTTTGCCGGACGGCTTGCAACTCTCGACTTACCTCCCACGTGAGGATGTGCGCGACGCATTTGTCTCGCCGCGCGCTGCCTCCCTCGCCACCCTCCCCCCCGGTGCCGTCGTCGGCACCGCATCGCTTCGCCGCCAAGCACAAGTCTTGCGCGCGCGTCCCGATC contains:
- the tsaD gene encoding tRNA (adenosine(37)-N6)-threonylcarbamoyltransferase complex transferase subunit TsaD — its product is MRVLGIETTCDETAASVVHCDDEGRGTIMSNAVLSQIAEHAAYGGVVPEIAARAHLDMLDLVVARAMVDAQCDFTKLDGVAVAAGPGLIGGVIVGLTTAKAIAMVSERPLLAVNHLEAHALTARLTDAVEFPYCLLLASGGHTQILAVLGVGEYVRLGTTLDDAMGEAFDKVGKLLGLPYPGGPNVEQQALRGNPYRFTFPRPMLGRTNPDFSLSGLKTAVRTEAESAAPLSDDDVADVCAGFQAAIVDVVGDRVSVGLSRFRERFGEPTALVIAGGVAANKAIRATLERRAADAGLKLIAPPGYLCTDNGAMIAWAGIERLRLGLVDDLGTSPRARWPLQELSA